One genomic window of Desulfuromonas sp. AOP6 includes the following:
- the plsY gene encoding glycerol-3-phosphate 1-O-acyltransferase PlsY: protein MFLLVVFLLAAYLIGAIPCGIVLTRLVGTEDIRKAGSGNIGATNVYRVAGRKLGVATLLLDTLKGVLPVGAALVLFPESTGAVALVAAATFLGHLYPVYIGFKGGKGVATALGIFLVLSPKSVLVALVLFVVLVWKWRYISLGSVCAAAACPLLVYYFERSAPLFLVTLFIGGMVILRHRANIERLIAGTENRFRA from the coding sequence ATGTTTCTTCTTGTCGTTTTTCTGCTGGCGGCCTATTTGATCGGTGCCATTCCCTGCGGCATTGTCTTGACCCGGCTCGTGGGCACCGAGGATATCCGCAAGGCCGGCAGCGGTAATATCGGGGCCACCAACGTCTACCGGGTAGCCGGTCGCAAGCTGGGGGTGGCCACTCTGCTTCTCGACACCCTCAAAGGGGTGCTGCCCGTTGGCGCGGCCCTGGTCCTTTTCCCCGAATCCACGGGGGCGGTGGCTCTGGTGGCGGCGGCGACTTTTCTGGGTCACCTCTATCCCGTCTACATAGGCTTTAAAGGGGGCAAGGGCGTCGCCACGGCCCTGGGCATTTTTCTGGTGCTGTCGCCCAAAAGTGTCCTGGTCGCTCTCGTCCTCTTTGTAGTTCTGGTGTGGAAGTGGCGCTACATCTCTCTTGGCTCCGTCTGCGCCGCCGCGGCCTGTCCTTTGCTCGTTTACTATTTTGAACGCTCGGCACCGCTCTTTCTGGTTACCCTCTTTATCGGCGGCATGGTTATTCTGCGGCACCGGGCCAATATCGAGCGCCTGATCGCCGGCACCGAAAATCGCTTTCGGGCCTGA
- a CDS encoding TrkA family potassium uptake protein, whose translation MKKSRFCVIGLGHFGYHIVATLSEEKHEIVAIDNDKDKVQAVKDLCSYAILGDAANKAFLEAQGVGEMDAAVVSTGDRSHLATLITLYLKELKVPRIIVKAVSEDHGRILERVGATEVIFPEKDMAHKVARSLWSPNVLDFIPLAEEYALSETEPPKHFIGKTLVELELRKKHHVTVIAIKDVLTDQFIAAPPPDHRIKDSDVLILIGKTEDVDKALAR comes from the coding sequence ATGAAGAAGAGCAGGTTTTGCGTCATCGGGCTGGGACACTTCGGCTATCACATCGTCGCCACCCTCAGTGAGGAAAAGCACGAAATCGTCGCCATTGACAATGACAAGGACAAGGTGCAGGCCGTCAAGGATCTCTGTTCCTACGCCATTTTAGGGGATGCGGCCAATAAGGCTTTTTTAGAAGCACAGGGCGTTGGTGAAATGGACGCCGCTGTGGTCTCCACCGGCGATCGCTCCCATTTGGCGACCCTGATTACTCTTTATCTGAAGGAGCTGAAAGTGCCGCGCATCATTGTCAAAGCGGTCAGCGAAGATCACGGCCGCATCCTTGAGCGGGTCGGTGCCACCGAGGTAATCTTTCCCGAAAAGGACATGGCCCACAAGGTCGCTCGCAGCCTGTGGAGTCCCAACGTCCTCGATTTCATTCCCCTGGCCGAGGAGTACGCGCTCTCCGAGACCGAGCCGCCTAAGCACTTCATCGGCAAGACCCTGGTCGAGCTGGAGCTGCGCAAGAAGCACCATGTCACGGTCATCGCCATCAAGGATGTTCTCACCGACCAGTTCATCGCCGCACCGCCGCCGGATCACCGCATCAAAGACAGCGACGTGCTTATTCTGATCGGCAAAACCGAAGATGTGGATAAGGCCCTGGCACGTTAA
- the ldhH gene encoding L-lactate dehydrogenase (quinone) large subunit LdhH has product MNRERNRQYRQRIDGALATPKLQEALHKFADAYLISRQNAFAGLDFEALRRDIAAIKDQALQQRDALRQQFTRNAEAAGATVFYARTAAEANDYIARLAQERQVKLAIKSKSMASEEIHLNRALEKAGVAAVESDLGEWIIQLAGQRPSHMVMPAIHMFKEEVAILFSRVTGQAEPANIEHLVGVARQQLRQRYFEAGMGISGANLAVAETGGIALVTNEGNARLATTLPPIHVALVGVEKLVGTLEDAAKIIRVLPKNATGQLLTSYVTWIRGAVPCGEKDKELHIVLLDNGRSALAESPQCRDALRCIKCGACANVCPVYQTIGGHVFGHIYISAIGIILTAFFHGLDQAAELVRACIGCRSCVAVCPSHIDLENIILHLRQTLGEEEGIGAGKALVFRRVMRNRRLFHTLIRAASLLQKPVTRGERSIRHLPLFFSGLTEWRTLPAIASTPLRDQWRDIGQQVDKPGTKVAFFGGCANDFLYPELGADLVTVLNHFDVQVSYPEKQNCCGIPALYSGDRETAVELARQNVEAMLEGDPDYVVTTCPTCTLALCRDFVEHLKDNPAWAQKAEKLAAITMDVSGFIVKVLEGAEKLAGTAGGTVTYHDSCHLKRGAGVWQEPRALLQATGAELREMDHADRCCGFGGSYSFTSHPAIARNILGDKVNDILQSGAACVAMDCPGCLLQIRGGLEKEGHAVRAVHTIELLAEAIARAPRSGD; this is encoded by the coding sequence ATGAACAGAGAGAGAAACCGACAGTACCGTCAACGTATCGATGGGGCCTTGGCCACGCCCAAACTGCAGGAGGCCCTGCACAAGTTTGCCGACGCCTACCTGATCTCGCGCCAGAACGCCTTTGCCGGCCTCGACTTCGAAGCTCTGCGCCGGGACATCGCCGCCATTAAAGATCAGGCCCTGCAGCAGCGCGACGCCCTCCGGCAGCAGTTTACCCGCAACGCCGAAGCCGCTGGCGCCACCGTCTTTTACGCCCGCACGGCGGCCGAGGCCAACGACTACATCGCCCGCCTTGCCCAGGAGCGCCAGGTCAAACTGGCCATCAAGAGCAAGAGCATGGCCAGCGAAGAGATTCATCTCAACCGGGCCCTGGAGAAGGCGGGTGTCGCGGCCGTCGAATCGGATCTAGGCGAGTGGATCATCCAGCTTGCCGGCCAGCGCCCCAGCCACATGGTGATGCCTGCCATCCACATGTTCAAAGAAGAGGTAGCGATACTGTTCAGCCGGGTCACCGGCCAGGCGGAACCTGCCAACATCGAGCATCTGGTGGGGGTCGCCCGTCAGCAGCTGCGGCAGCGCTATTTTGAAGCCGGCATGGGGATCAGCGGCGCCAACCTTGCCGTGGCGGAAACGGGGGGCATCGCCCTGGTGACCAACGAGGGCAACGCCCGTCTGGCCACCACCCTGCCTCCCATCCATGTGGCCCTGGTGGGGGTGGAAAAGCTGGTCGGTACCCTGGAGGACGCCGCCAAAATTATTCGGGTCCTGCCCAAGAACGCCACGGGGCAACTGCTCACCAGCTACGTAACCTGGATCCGCGGCGCCGTCCCCTGCGGGGAGAAGGACAAGGAACTGCACATCGTGCTGCTCGACAACGGCCGCAGCGCCCTGGCTGAATCCCCTCAGTGCCGCGACGCTCTGCGCTGCATCAAGTGCGGCGCCTGCGCCAATGTCTGTCCCGTCTACCAGACCATCGGCGGGCACGTCTTCGGCCACATCTACATCAGCGCCATCGGCATCATCCTCACCGCCTTCTTCCACGGTCTCGACCAGGCCGCCGAACTGGTGCGGGCCTGCATCGGCTGCCGCTCCTGCGTCGCCGTCTGCCCCAGCCACATTGACCTGGAAAACATCATCCTGCATCTGCGCCAGACCCTCGGCGAGGAAGAGGGGATCGGGGCCGGCAAAGCCCTGGTCTTCCGCCGGGTCATGCGCAACCGCCGGCTCTTCCACACCCTCATCCGGGCCGCCAGCCTGCTGCAGAAACCCGTCACCCGCGGCGAGCGCAGCATCCGACATCTGCCCCTGTTCTTTTCGGGCCTCACCGAATGGCGTACCCTACCCGCCATCGCCTCCACCCCCCTGCGCGACCAGTGGCGGGACATTGGGCAACAGGTCGATAAACCCGGCACCAAAGTGGCCTTCTTTGGTGGCTGCGCCAACGATTTCCTCTATCCGGAACTGGGCGCTGACCTCGTAACGGTGCTCAACCACTTCGATGTGCAGGTCAGCTATCCTGAAAAGCAGAACTGCTGCGGCATCCCCGCTCTCTATTCGGGGGACCGGGAGACGGCGGTGGAACTCGCCCGCCAGAACGTGGAGGCCATGCTGGAAGGAGATCCCGACTACGTCGTGACCACCTGCCCCACCTGCACCCTGGCCCTGTGTCGCGACTTCGTCGAACACCTGAAAGACAACCCGGCCTGGGCGCAGAAGGCGGAGAAACTGGCGGCTATAACGATGGATGTGTCGGGTTTTATCGTCAAGGTGCTGGAAGGAGCGGAAAAACTGGCCGGAACGGCCGGGGGGACGGTCACCTACCACGATTCCTGCCACCTCAAGCGGGGGGCTGGCGTCTGGCAGGAGCCGAGAGCGTTGCTGCAGGCCACCGGGGCCGAGCTGCGGGAGATGGACCATGCGGACCGCTGCTGCGGTTTCGGCGGCTCCTATTCCTTCACCAGCCATCCGGCCATCGCCAGAAACATTCTTGGCGACAAGGTGAACGACATTCTCCAGTCCGGGGCCGCCTGTGTGGCCATGGACTGTCCGGGCTGCCTGCTGCAGATCCGCGGCGGTCTGGAAAAGGAGGGGCATGCCGTACGGGCCGTTCACACCATTGAGCTGCTGGCGGAGGCTATCGCCCGCGCTCCTCGTTCCGGCGACTAG
- the carB gene encoding carbamoyl-phosphate synthase large subunit codes for MPQRDDVKKVLIIGSGPIVIGQACEFDYSGTQACKALRKLGYRIVLVNSNPATIMTDPGMADATYIEPLNVERLTEIIEKERPDALLPNLGGQTALNLSSELARRGILDRYGVRVIGVNLDAIKRGEDRETFKETMAGLGIETPRSEIATTLEQAQEIIGRIGLPVVIRPAYTMGGTGGGFAYNLEEFETIVSRGLAASPVSQVLIEESILGWEELELEVVRDAKNQKITVCFIENVDAVGVHTGDSFCTAPMLTIDADLQARLQDYAYRIVDAIEVIGGTNVQFAYDPKSDRVVVIEINPRTSRSSALASKATGFPIALVSAQLAAGLTLDEIPYWRDGTLEKYTPSGDYVVVKFARWAFEKFKGVHDKLGTQMRAVGEVMSIGKNYKEALHKAIRSLENGRYGLGFAKNFHQKSLDELLELLAEPSSERQFILYEALRKGADIDMLYGKTFIKPWFLQQMKELVELEEEILQHKGSLPPDELLVRAKKDGFADRYLAQILGVPEKTLREKRIALGMVEAWEAVPVSGVENAAYYYSTYNAPDSVAVSDRKKIMVLGGGPNRIGQGIEFDYCCVHTALALREAGYETIMVNCNPETVSTDYDTSDKLYFEPLTVEDVLSIYEKEKPEGVVVQFGGQTPLNIARELEAAGVPILGTSPETIDQAEDRDLFNQTMIKLGIPQPESGMAATEEQAVQIATRIGYPLIVRPSFVLGGRAMEVVHDEGMLREYLQKAVEISPERPILIDRFLQNAIEAEADAIADGKDAFVPAVMEHIELAGVHSGDSACVIPPVSLSAKHIATIEEYTRRIAVEMGVVGLMNIQYAIADDKVYILEANPRASRTVPLVSKVCNIPMPRIAVAAMLGRKLAEQGLERRQFSHFGVKEAVFPFSMFPEVDPVLGPEMRSTGEVLGLAGNYGLAYFKAQEGANAPLPLQGTVLITVAEHDKAEALEAARVFAELGFSLRATAGTQAYLSAQGIAAERINKMHEGRPNIADAIKNGEIQLVINTPVGKLSAHDDSYIRKAAIRYKVPYITTTAAALAAAKGIAACRQGQETVRSLQEYHAAFH; via the coding sequence ATGCCACAACGCGACGATGTGAAGAAAGTTCTGATTATCGGTTCTGGCCCGATCGTGATCGGCCAGGCCTGTGAGTTCGATTATTCCGGCACCCAGGCCTGCAAGGCTCTACGCAAGCTCGGTTACCGGATCGTGCTGGTCAACTCCAATCCGGCCACCATCATGACCGACCCGGGCATGGCTGATGCCACCTATATTGAGCCGCTCAACGTGGAGCGTCTGACCGAAATCATCGAAAAAGAGCGTCCCGACGCCCTGCTCCCCAACCTCGGCGGCCAAACCGCTCTCAATCTTTCCAGCGAACTGGCACGACGCGGCATTCTTGACCGGTACGGAGTACGGGTCATCGGTGTCAATCTGGATGCCATCAAGCGCGGCGAAGACCGGGAGACCTTCAAGGAAACCATGGCCGGCCTGGGCATCGAAACCCCCCGCAGCGAGATTGCCACCACCCTGGAGCAGGCCCAGGAGATCATCGGCCGCATCGGTCTGCCGGTGGTCATCCGCCCCGCCTACACCATGGGCGGCACCGGCGGCGGCTTCGCCTACAACCTGGAGGAGTTCGAGACCATCGTCAGCCGCGGGCTGGCGGCCAGCCCGGTGAGCCAGGTGCTCATCGAAGAGTCGATTCTCGGCTGGGAGGAGCTGGAACTTGAGGTGGTGCGCGACGCCAAAAACCAGAAGATCACCGTCTGCTTCATCGAGAACGTCGATGCGGTCGGCGTGCACACCGGCGACTCCTTCTGCACCGCCCCCATGCTGACCATCGACGCCGACCTGCAGGCGCGTCTGCAGGACTACGCCTACCGCATCGTCGACGCCATCGAGGTCATCGGCGGCACCAACGTGCAGTTTGCCTACGATCCCAAAAGTGACCGTGTGGTGGTCATCGAGATCAATCCCCGCACCTCGCGCTCGTCGGCTTTGGCCTCCAAGGCGACGGGCTTTCCTATCGCCCTGGTCTCGGCTCAACTGGCCGCCGGTCTCACTCTCGACGAGATCCCCTACTGGCGCGACGGCACCCTGGAAAAATACACCCCTTCCGGCGACTACGTGGTGGTCAAGTTTGCCCGCTGGGCTTTTGAGAAATTCAAGGGCGTACATGACAAGCTCGGCACCCAGATGCGCGCCGTCGGCGAGGTCATGAGCATCGGCAAGAACTACAAGGAAGCCTTGCATAAGGCGATCCGTTCCCTGGAGAACGGTCGCTATGGCCTCGGCTTCGCCAAAAATTTCCACCAGAAATCCCTCGACGAGCTGCTCGAACTGCTGGCCGAACCTTCCAGCGAGCGCCAGTTCATCCTCTACGAGGCCCTGCGCAAAGGCGCCGACATCGACATGCTCTACGGCAAGACCTTCATCAAGCCCTGGTTCCTGCAGCAGATGAAGGAGCTGGTGGAGCTGGAGGAGGAAATCCTGCAGCACAAGGGGAGTCTGCCACCCGACGAATTGCTGGTACGGGCCAAGAAAGATGGCTTCGCCGACCGCTATCTCGCCCAGATCCTCGGCGTGCCGGAGAAGACCCTGCGCGAGAAGCGTATCGCTCTGGGGATGGTGGAGGCCTGGGAGGCCGTGCCCGTCAGCGGCGTGGAAAACGCCGCCTACTATTATTCCACCTACAACGCTCCCGACTCCGTGGCCGTCTCCGACCGCAAGAAGATCATGGTGCTGGGCGGCGGCCCCAACCGCATCGGCCAGGGGATCGAGTTCGACTACTGCTGCGTGCATACGGCCCTGGCCCTGCGCGAGGCGGGGTATGAGACCATCATGGTCAACTGTAACCCCGAGACGGTCTCGACCGACTACGACACCTCGGACAAGCTCTACTTCGAACCGCTGACCGTTGAGGACGTGCTCTCCATCTACGAGAAAGAGAAGCCCGAAGGGGTGGTGGTGCAGTTTGGCGGCCAGACGCCGCTGAATATCGCCCGGGAACTGGAAGCGGCGGGAGTGCCCATCCTCGGCACCAGCCCCGAGACCATCGACCAGGCCGAGGACCGCGACCTCTTCAACCAGACCATGATCAAGCTCGGCATTCCCCAGCCCGAGTCGGGCATGGCCGCCACCGAAGAGCAGGCGGTGCAGATTGCTACCCGCATCGGCTACCCGCTCATCGTGCGCCCTTCCTTTGTCCTCGGTGGCCGGGCCATGGAGGTGGTCCATGACGAGGGGATGCTGCGCGAGTATCTGCAGAAAGCCGTGGAGATTTCCCCCGAGCGCCCCATTCTCATCGACCGCTTCCTGCAGAACGCCATTGAGGCCGAAGCCGACGCCATCGCTGACGGCAAGGATGCCTTCGTGCCGGCGGTCATGGAGCACATCGAGCTGGCCGGTGTCCATTCCGGCGATTCGGCCTGCGTCATTCCGCCGGTTTCTCTCTCCGCCAAACACATCGCCACCATCGAGGAATACACCCGGCGTATCGCCGTGGAGATGGGGGTGGTCGGACTGATGAACATCCAGTACGCCATCGCCGACGACAAGGTCTACATTCTGGAAGCCAATCCCCGCGCCAGTCGTACTGTGCCGCTGGTTTCCAAGGTCTGCAACATTCCCATGCCGCGCATCGCCGTGGCCGCCATGCTGGGCAGAAAACTCGCCGAGCAGGGGCTCGAACGGCGGCAATTTTCCCACTTCGGGGTCAAGGAAGCGGTCTTCCCCTTCAGCATGTTCCCGGAAGTAGATCCTGTGCTGGGGCCGGAGATGCGTTCCACCGGTGAAGTGCTGGGTCTGGCCGGCAACTACGGCCTCGCCTATTTCAAAGCCCAGGAAGGAGCCAATGCGCCGCTGCCCCTGCAGGGGACGGTGCTCATCACCGTGGCTGAGCATGACAAGGCCGAAGCCCTTGAAGCGGCGCGAGTCTTTGCCGAACTGGGTTTTTCCCTCCGCGCCACCGCCGGTACCCAGGCCTATCTGTCCGCGCAGGGGATTGCGGCGGAGCGGATTAACAAAATGCACGAAGGGCGCCCCAATATTGCTGATGCCATCAAAAACGGCGAGATTCAGCTGGTAATCAATACCCCTGTCGGCAAGCTCAGCGCCCATGACGACTCCTATATCCGCAAGGCCGCCATCCGCTACAAGGTACCTTACATTACCACCACGGCCGCGGCCCTGGCCGCCGCCAAGGGGATTGCCGCCTGTCGGCAGGGTCAGGAGACCGTCCGCAGCCTGCAGGAGTATCATGCCGCTTTTCACTAA
- a CDS encoding lactate utilization protein, whose amino-acid sequence MSENVLLSSFEAAARKVGAEIIRLASAADIGGTVNRLAEGGIFVADFASGRRLGLIDHLKVAGCQVFDGRDRDAAAGSVLGITGANFAIADTGTLVLESTPEDIRLASTLPEIHVVLADSRKIVADGLAAVPWLRQLHREQPRNYLAYISGPSRTADIERVLTIGVHGPRQLHILLLDDLSDDFLEM is encoded by the coding sequence ATGTCAGAAAACGTTTTGCTCAGCTCATTCGAGGCGGCCGCCCGCAAAGTTGGTGCCGAGATTATCCGATTGGCCTCGGCCGCTGACATAGGGGGTACGGTTAACCGTCTGGCTGAAGGCGGCATCTTCGTCGCCGACTTTGCCAGTGGCCGACGCCTCGGCCTCATCGACCATCTCAAGGTAGCCGGTTGCCAGGTTTTTGACGGCCGGGACCGTGATGCGGCCGCCGGTTCAGTCTTGGGTATTACTGGGGCCAACTTCGCCATCGCCGACACTGGCACCCTGGTGCTAGAGAGTACCCCCGAGGACATCCGCCTCGCCTCCACCCTGCCCGAAATCCACGTGGTGCTGGCCGATAGCCGCAAGATCGTCGCCGACGGTCTGGCAGCCGTCCCCTGGCTGCGCCAGTTGCACAGAGAACAGCCGCGCAACTATCTGGCCTACATCAGCGGTCCCAGCCGCACCGCCGATATCGAGCGGGTGCTCACCATCGGCGTGCACGGACCGCGGCAGCTGCATATCCTTTTGCTCGATGACCTTTCCGACGATTTTCTGGAGATGTAG
- the mltG gene encoding endolytic transglycosylase MltG: MSRKTSIALLVLILLLSPAIYGVADFARFMLRPVAPAESQVISVRPGSSFAQVALLLEERGVVASALRLRLLARWRGEAGRVKAGEYRFTEAALPGQVLTRLVAGDVIQYRFTVPEGLTLQDIAQKLATEGRGDAARFLQLSRDTDFIHSLGLEVETLEGYLYPETYTLVATTGEKQLLQAMVRQMKLRLTEELVGAARARELSVHQLLTLASIIQKEAGNEAEMPVIAGVFHNRLQRGMRLQADPTVIYGVKDFDGNLTRRHLEEWSPYNTYRIVGLPPGPIANPGESALRAAAYPAEVDYLYFVGKGDGTHVFSQTLREHNDAVRRYQLKR; encoded by the coding sequence ATGTCGCGAAAGACCTCCATTGCTCTGCTGGTTCTGATCCTGCTGCTGTCGCCTGCCATCTATGGGGTCGCCGACTTTGCGCGCTTCATGTTACGACCGGTGGCGCCGGCAGAATCGCAGGTGATTTCCGTCCGCCCCGGCAGTTCTTTTGCCCAGGTCGCCTTGCTGCTGGAGGAAAGGGGCGTGGTGGCCAGCGCCTTGCGCCTGCGCCTGCTGGCCCGCTGGCGTGGAGAGGCCGGGCGGGTCAAGGCCGGCGAATACCGCTTTACGGAAGCGGCGCTCCCTGGCCAGGTATTGACGCGCCTGGTGGCGGGAGATGTCATCCAGTATCGCTTCACAGTGCCGGAGGGGCTGACCCTTCAGGATATCGCGCAAAAGCTCGCGACGGAAGGGCGGGGCGATGCCGCTCGCTTCCTCCAATTGTCGCGGGATACAGATTTTATCCATTCTCTCGGGCTGGAGGTGGAAACGCTGGAAGGCTACCTCTATCCGGAGACCTATACCCTGGTGGCGACAACGGGGGAGAAGCAGCTTCTACAGGCGATGGTGCGGCAGATGAAATTACGGCTGACGGAAGAACTGGTCGGGGCGGCCAGGGCCAGAGAACTGTCCGTCCATCAGTTGCTGACCCTGGCGTCCATCATCCAGAAGGAAGCAGGGAACGAGGCCGAAATGCCGGTCATTGCCGGGGTCTTCCATAATCGGCTGCAGCGGGGCATGCGGTTGCAGGCCGATCCCACAGTGATTTACGGCGTGAAGGACTTTGACGGCAACCTCACGCGCCGGCACCTGGAGGAATGGAGTCCCTACAACACCTACCGCATCGTCGGACTGCCGCCTGGCCCCATCGCTAATCCGGGTGAGTCGGCCCTGCGCGCGGCCGCTTATCCTGCCGAGGTGGATTACCTCTACTTTGTGGGCAAAGGCGACGGCACCCACGTCTTTTCGCAAACCCTTCGTGAGCATAATGACGCGGTGCGGCGCTATCAGTTGAAGCGTTGA
- a CDS encoding response regulator, whose translation MAQRILIAEDNDRVAAFVEALLRHEGYTTERTADGIETLQRIGRSVPDLLLLDLRLPRLHGVDLLKKLRKSPVGNDLPVIIVTGVYRGERYARAAQSLGVRHYLEKPFSANALLAAVKDMLPSCVQVDAAPEEGEPFDRHLYQAFSTGFSGTFHFEGKRKATLSFIAGTPVSLRPGFRHRDFGDYLLQNGRISANEYDYYQGAGHFRSDVLVQLGCLRYPELLQEKLAYLTGELLEAFSGPPLKVEQRSFPLSPGLQLFTLNMPSLFHRGYWRSSAPDTANPFPEEVYGQFVAPAAAFYRHVNFLDLNEEERRFVSQLDGSRTMAACLEGASGITPLLRLLKTFGMLVFAHEPLSVEMPAGMPLRLLFNVLEDETGPGGDGPLESFSDLVNEESRDDEPLLPAEPPPVLPEIGDLSLRVRQVFEGMQGKNYYQIFAMEQGKFSFDQLKTHYFKLTREFGPETMMQLAGEEAGMVEDILATVTTAYNTLSDVIKKERYDELLGSEKVGLGQKGDDIFQAQVQFQSGKVFLDMEEWDNAEKALQDACNIAPKNGDYLAHLAWSIYRNPQHGSSPAMREKVRQTLNRALTLDRVPSAYAFKGWILLEGGQDLLAEAEFSKALKLDARNNLARKGLREITEKREQEKKGLFRRMFS comes from the coding sequence ATGGCCCAAAGAATCCTGATCGCCGAGGACAATGACCGCGTGGCCGCTTTTGTTGAGGCGCTGTTGCGACATGAGGGCTATACCACCGAGCGGACAGCCGATGGCATCGAGACACTGCAACGCATTGGCCGAAGCGTTCCCGATCTTCTTCTGCTCGACCTGCGCTTGCCCCGACTGCACGGGGTCGATCTTCTCAAAAAACTGCGGAAAAGCCCTGTCGGCAACGATCTGCCGGTCATCATTGTCACGGGGGTGTATCGCGGGGAGCGTTATGCCAGGGCGGCGCAAAGCCTGGGAGTGCGCCATTACCTGGAAAAGCCCTTCTCCGCCAACGCACTCCTGGCGGCAGTCAAGGACATGCTTCCTTCCTGTGTCCAGGTGGATGCGGCGCCAGAAGAAGGCGAACCCTTTGACCGTCATCTCTATCAGGCATTCAGTACGGGGTTTTCCGGAACCTTTCACTTTGAGGGGAAGCGAAAGGCGACGCTCAGCTTCATAGCCGGCACCCCCGTTTCCCTGCGGCCGGGCTTCAGGCATCGGGATTTCGGCGACTACCTGCTTCAGAATGGCCGCATCTCCGCCAACGAATATGACTACTATCAGGGGGCAGGCCATTTTCGCAGCGATGTGCTGGTACAGCTCGGCTGCCTGCGCTACCCTGAACTGCTGCAGGAAAAACTGGCCTACCTGACCGGTGAACTGCTCGAAGCTTTCAGCGGGCCACCATTAAAGGTGGAGCAGCGATCCTTTCCTTTGTCGCCGGGCCTGCAGCTTTTCACCCTCAATATGCCTTCCCTCTTCCACCGTGGTTATTGGCGCAGCAGTGCCCCCGACACCGCCAATCCTTTCCCAGAAGAAGTGTACGGACAGTTCGTTGCGCCTGCTGCCGCGTTTTACCGACATGTCAACTTTCTCGATCTCAATGAAGAGGAGCGCCGTTTTGTCAGCCAGCTCGACGGCAGCAGAACTATGGCAGCATGCCTGGAGGGTGCATCTGGAATCACTCCCTTGTTGCGTCTGCTGAAGACCTTCGGGATGCTGGTCTTTGCCCATGAACCGCTCTCCGTGGAAATGCCCGCTGGCATGCCCCTGCGTCTTCTGTTCAATGTGCTGGAAGATGAAACCGGGCCTGGCGGTGATGGTCCCCTGGAAAGTTTCTCCGACCTGGTGAATGAGGAGAGTCGGGATGACGAACCGCTGCTGCCTGCAGAGCCTCCGCCGGTTCTACCCGAGATCGGCGATCTTTCTCTGCGTGTGCGGCAGGTGTTTGAAGGCATGCAGGGCAAGAACTACTACCAGATATTCGCTATGGAACAGGGGAAGTTTTCCTTTGATCAGCTTAAAACCCATTATTTCAAACTGACCAGGGAATTTGGTCCGGAGACGATGATGCAGCTTGCCGGCGAGGAGGCCGGCATGGTGGAGGATATCCTGGCGACGGTGACCACGGCCTACAATACCCTGTCTGATGTCATCAAAAAGGAGCGCTACGACGAGTTGCTGGGTTCCGAGAAGGTGGGCCTGGGGCAGAAGGGGGATGATATCTTTCAGGCGCAGGTCCAGTTCCAGTCCGGCAAGGTGTTCCTGGATATGGAAGAGTGGGACAACGCCGAAAAAGCCCTGCAGGACGCCTGCAACATCGCCCCGAAAAATGGCGACTACCTGGCGCACCTGGCCTGGTCCATCTACCGCAATCCGCAGCACGGCAGCAGCCCCGCCATGCGGGAGAAGGTGCGCCAGACGCTCAATCGTGCCCTCACCTTGGACCGCGTCCCCTCCGCCTATGCCTTCAAGGGCTGGATACTGCTGGAAGGGGGCCAGGATCTGCTGGCCGAGGCTGAGTTCAGCAAAGCGCTCAAGCTCGACGCCCGCAATAACCTGGCCCGCAAAGGACTGCGCGAGATCACCGAAAAACGCGAACAGGAAAAGAAAGGCCTTTTCCGCCGTATGTTCAGCTAG